The Deltaproteobacteria bacterium genomic sequence TCTTGGCATTCATGTAGAAAATCGGGTCGCGCACCATTCCGGTAGGCGTACACAGCAGCATGTTCCTGTCGTCAAAAAACCCCCCGATGTAATAGGGGTAGCCGCAGGAAGCCATCGAGAGATCCGCTTCCTTTTGCACAATGATCACTTCCGCCTGTTCATCGAGACGCCTTGCTTTGGCCGCCGCCTTCGGTCCGGCGGCCGAACCTCCGATTACAATGATTCTACGCACGAAAGCTCCCTCCTTCGGTTGTTAGTTTTTCATCTATTGTATGGCCGGAAAGTTTCCGTCGCATCACATGCGGACACGGCCATGTGGCCGCTCCTTTATGTCCAGTGTCCTCCCACGTCGGGAGCGCCGGCTTTCGGGAGCGACCCCTTCCGGTACTGTTTCAGCGCCTCCGTGACGGTTTCAGCATCCGAATGGTAAATTTCGATCCCAGCCGCGTCAAGGACACGAAAAGCTTTCGGGCCGCAATGTCCGGTTACCAGGATCTTCACTCCCGCTCTTGCGATGGCCTCCGCGGATTGGATGCCTGCTCCCTGTGATGCGTTTACGTTTTGCCGATTGTCTATGACTTCAAATGAATCGCTTTCCAGATCATAGATCAAAAATTTCGGCGCCCGGCCGAATCGACTGTCCAATGGGGCGTCCAGAGCATCCCCCGAGGTTGTAAAGGCAATCTTCATTGTTGTGTTCCTTTCATCAAACTGACGTCTTTTAATACACGTCAGGCAAAATATCCATTATTCAGAAGGCCGGGTTCCCAATATGGGACGGGAACCCGGCCTGTGAAAGCAGAAGCTTTCAAAAGACAAAGACTATCCGGACGTTATGTCCTGTTTCATATTACGGGTTCTTTGCGGCGTCGATTTCGTCGAGCCGCTTCCTGACCCGATCCAATTCCGACTGCATAAGATCGGCCTGGGCCTTGAGCGTCTGTTTTTCCACTTCCGGATCGGCTTGCGGATAAGGCGCCCAACTGCCGTATGGTGCCCCATAATCACCAAATCGCATCCATCCGGGACGGCCCGTCGCAGCAAAGCCCAGTCGCCGCCCACATCCGCCGCCGCCAAATCCGCGGCCACGGCCATACCATCCTCCGGTGTGGCCTGGTCCCATCATATTGGCATACCCCGGACGGTCATATCCGGCACAAAATCCCAGACCACGACCGGTCATCGCTCCCGCCCCCGTGG encodes the following:
- a CDS encoding DUF5320 domain-containing protein, which produces MPRGNRTGPTGAGAMTGRGLGFCAGYDRPGYANMMGPGHTGGWYGRGRGFGGGGCGRRLGFAATGRPGWMRFGDYGAPYGSWAPYPQADPEVEKQTLKAQADLMQSELDRVRKRLDEIDAAKNP
- a CDS encoding dinitrogenase iron-molybdenum cofactor biosynthesis protein: MKIAFTTSGDALDAPLDSRFGRAPKFLIYDLESDSFEVIDNRQNVNASQGAGIQSAEAIARAGVKILVTGHCGPKAFRVLDAAGIEIYHSDAETVTEALKQYRKGSLPKAGAPDVGGHWT